A single region of the Streptomyces caelestis genome encodes:
- a CDS encoding ABC transporter permease, translated as MSRAEVGQTVRPVSPLWTFGLLRSELTTTFRRWRTLALLAVLAGVPVLVGIAIKIETSGGSSPGGGGPAFISQITNNGLFLVFTALAATLPFFLPMAIGVVAGDAIAGEANAGTLRYLLVAPAGRSRLLLTKYATVVIFCLAATLVVAVSALTVGALLFPLGDLTTISGTRIGFAEGLGRALLIALVVAASLIGVAALGLFVSTLTGSGIAAMATTVGLLITVQILDQIPQLHALQPYFFSHYWLSFADLLREPVYWDDLAKNLGLQALYAAVFGSAAWARFTTKDITA; from the coding sequence GGGCTGCTGCGCAGCGAGCTCACCACCACCTTCCGGCGCTGGCGCACCCTCGCGCTGCTCGCCGTGCTGGCGGGCGTGCCCGTCCTGGTCGGCATCGCCATCAAGATCGAGACGAGCGGCGGTTCGTCGCCCGGCGGCGGGGGACCGGCCTTCATCTCGCAGATCACCAACAACGGCCTGTTCCTCGTCTTCACCGCGCTGGCCGCCACCCTCCCGTTCTTCCTGCCGATGGCGATCGGGGTCGTCGCGGGCGACGCGATCGCCGGCGAGGCGAACGCCGGCACGCTCCGCTACCTGCTGGTCGCCCCGGCCGGCCGCAGCCGTCTGCTGCTCACCAAGTACGCGACCGTCGTCATCTTCTGCCTGGCCGCCACCCTCGTCGTGGCCGTCTCGGCGCTGACGGTCGGCGCGCTGCTGTTCCCGCTCGGCGATCTGACGACCATCTCCGGCACGCGGATCGGCTTCGCCGAGGGCCTGGGCAGAGCCCTGCTGATCGCCCTGGTCGTCGCCGCGTCACTGATCGGCGTCGCCGCGCTCGGACTGTTCGTCTCGACGCTCACGGGCAGCGGCATCGCGGCGATGGCGACCACCGTCGGCCTGCTGATCACCGTCCAGATCCTCGACCAGATCCCGCAACTGCACGCCCTCCAGCCGTACTTCTTCTCGCACTACTGGCTGTCCTTCGCCGACCTCCTGCGCGAGCCGGTCTACTGGGACGACCTGGCGAAGAACCTCGGCCTCCAGGCCCTGTACGCGGCGGTGTTCGGCTCGGCGGCCTGGGCCCGCTTCACGACGAAGGACATCACCGCGTAG
- a CDS encoding flavodoxin family protein, with protein MTRRFLFVLGSARADGNTELLARRAAEQLPSDVEQQWFDLAEHPVPDFEDLRHDSDHVRPTEGNVALLLDATLAATDIVIASPLYWYSVSAQTKRYLDYWSGWLRTPGLDFKVTLAGRTLWGVTALAHTQPEVADPLVGTLNNSAAYMGMRFGGVLLGNGSKPGDVLNDTEALARAKTFFAQEAPLARFVYED; from the coding sequence ATGACCCGTCGCTTCCTCTTCGTCCTGGGCAGCGCCCGTGCCGACGGCAACACCGAGCTGCTCGCCCGCCGGGCCGCCGAGCAGCTGCCTTCGGACGTCGAACAGCAGTGGTTCGACCTCGCCGAGCATCCGGTGCCCGACTTCGAGGACCTGCGGCACGACAGCGACCACGTCCGTCCGACCGAGGGGAACGTGGCGCTGCTGCTCGACGCCACCCTCGCGGCCACGGACATCGTCATCGCCTCGCCCCTGTACTGGTACTCGGTCTCCGCACAGACCAAGCGCTACCTGGACTACTGGTCGGGCTGGCTGCGCACCCCCGGCCTCGACTTCAAGGTGACCCTGGCCGGACGCACCCTGTGGGGCGTCACCGCGCTCGCGCACACGCAGCCGGAGGTGGCCGACCCGCTGGTCGGGACGCTCAACAACTCGGCCGCGTACATGGGGATGCGGTTCGGCGGGGTGCTGCTCGGCAACGGCAGCAAGCCCGGTGACGTGCTGAACGACACGGAGGCGCTGGCCCGCGCGAAGACGTTCTTCGCCCAGGAGGCACCACTGGCCCGGTTCGTGTACGAGGACTGA
- a CDS encoding amidase, protein MAVPLSAGEIAAGVRARELRAVDVVEAALERIDRADPQLCAFVEVWREEALRRAGEVDARLGRRAADVTRKGEALPLAGVPIAVKGRHGLRAAGPLLAAGCVAVGATSVPGPGTPWQTWGLGARGRTVNPWRADRTPGGSSAGAAVAVAAGLVPLATGSDGAGSVRIPAAWCGVTGLKTTAGRLPSADRTGLAVQGVLARSASDAAHWWRVVSQEPVPAGPPLPVTAVWSSDLGFAGPDPEPVALARAAVERLVAAGVVRLVRPPVPLRLLDPGPAWLALRTPGADPGDAHHVRAENDRRLAGQFAGAELLLTPTTPTPPHGHDGPGDRYSTSLTWAFNLSGHPALSLPAGFGGDGCPAGLHLVAPHGREALLLAVAREAEVRIGS, encoded by the coding sequence ATGGCGGTGCCGCTGTCGGCCGGGGAGATCGCGGCGGGCGTGCGGGCCCGGGAGCTGCGCGCGGTCGACGTGGTCGAGGCGGCGCTGGAGCGGATCGATCGGGCCGATCCGCAGCTGTGCGCGTTCGTCGAGGTGTGGCGCGAGGAGGCGTTGCGGCGGGCGGGCGAGGTGGACGCGCGGCTCGGCCGGCGTGCCGCAGATGTCACCCGAAAGGGGGAAGCGCTGCCGTTGGCCGGGGTGCCGATCGCCGTGAAGGGGCGGCACGGGCTGCGTGCGGCGGGGCCGTTGCTCGCGGCCGGTTGTGTCGCCGTGGGCGCGACCTCCGTGCCCGGGCCGGGAACGCCCTGGCAGACCTGGGGACTCGGCGCCCGGGGCCGGACCGTCAACCCGTGGCGGGCGGACCGTACGCCGGGCGGTTCGTCGGCCGGGGCCGCTGTGGCGGTGGCGGCCGGATTGGTGCCGCTGGCGACGGGCAGCGACGGGGCCGGGTCGGTGCGGATACCGGCGGCGTGGTGCGGGGTGACCGGCCTGAAGACCACGGCCGGACGGCTGCCCTCCGCCGACCGTACGGGGCTCGCCGTGCAGGGTGTGCTCGCCCGCTCGGCGTCGGACGCGGCGCACTGGTGGCGGGTGGTGTCGCAGGAGCCGGTGCCGGCCGGCCCACCTCTCCCCGTCACCGCCGTCTGGTCGTCCGACCTGGGCTTCGCCGGGCCCGACCCGGAGCCCGTCGCGCTCGCCCGGGCGGCGGTCGAACGGCTCGTGGCGGCGGGTGTCGTACGGCTCGTACGGCCGCCGGTGCCCTTGCGGCTCCTGGACCCCGGGCCTGCCTGGCTCGCCCTGCGCACACCCGGTGCCGATCCGGGCGATGCCCACCATGTCCGGGCGGAGAACGACCGGCGGCTGGCCGGACAGTTCGCCGGAGCGGAGCTGCTGCTGACGCCGACCACACCTACCCCACCGCACGGGCACGACGGCCCGGGCGACCGCTACTCCACGTCTCTCACCTGGGCGTTCAACCTCAGTGGGCATCCGGCACTGAGCCTCCCGGCGGGCTTCGGCGGTGACGGCTGCCCGGCCGGGCTGCACCTCGTGGCGCCGCACGGCCGGGAGGCACTGCTGCTGGCCGTGGCGCGGGAGGCGGAGGTGCGCATCGGGAGCTGA
- a CDS encoding DUF6668 family protein, with the protein MRQGPEIWIRGPVTSTREPGPPGSGHAHAAVRRFSWVGTHGGAGVSTLAAVYGGHDSGRAWPGPGDPPSVLLVARTHAAGLDTIAGAVEIFRRGQAPPGLDLDAVVLVADAPGRLPRPLAQRIRSLESVIDVYRVPWVPAWRLGELGHPPRETSALVRLTGAAR; encoded by the coding sequence ATGCGACAGGGACCGGAGATCTGGATCCGCGGTCCGGTGACGAGCACGCGGGAGCCGGGGCCGCCGGGGTCCGGTCACGCCCATGCGGCGGTACGGCGTTTCTCCTGGGTCGGCACACACGGCGGCGCGGGCGTCTCCACCCTTGCCGCGGTCTACGGCGGTCATGACAGCGGCCGCGCCTGGCCCGGGCCGGGCGACCCGCCGTCCGTGCTGCTGGTCGCTCGGACGCACGCGGCCGGGCTGGACACGATCGCCGGGGCGGTGGAGATCTTCCGGCGAGGTCAGGCGCCGCCCGGCCTCGACCTCGACGCCGTCGTCCTGGTGGCGGACGCTCCGGGCCGGCTGCCGCGTCCGCTCGCCCAGCGGATCAGGTCCCTGGAGTCGGTCATCGACGTGTACCGCGTGCCGTGGGTGCCGGCCTGGCGGCTGGGTGAGCTGGGGCATCCGCCGCGCGAGACTTCGGCCCTGGTCCGCCTGACGGGAGCGGCGCGCTGA
- a CDS encoding tetratricopeptide repeat protein, translating into MSRLSREKKREQKQAAHAATPAAPIDVRVPGAGTDPAGAGPGAGAGGVSDGASVGGVPVFAAPGEEIQQAVLNRLHHIALATGHPVLATVHDERIGYVVPLQVDPDGSSRFTAEPVRTAPPQDAVAAEAPVTEPPGPTPSAPERQHPRDDRATHVLRPVPGSGRGTASTFPLRAVPEPEDAPPAWPTPPDTPQPSGTSTSADVFAPSGPVTPPGIVAPPTGEFGPPPLMDVRPLPVPGSGPGPHRRREPEPMSEAELLAAEADAKPTPVRGFDAVAEAVLGDELLGAPGDPAAPALLAEPIGRINEAVREGRIDEASGLADQAVAEASGTLGPEHPEVLRLRELTAYIAYLAGDPLRAFRLSLDLAGARRRTGDAEAAYGNVESAATAWRAVRDPAVGLELGRDLIGLWTELAAEDGPAAEEVEQLESARARMGRLTERARNQ; encoded by the coding sequence ATGTCTCGACTCAGCCGCGAGAAGAAGCGGGAACAGAAGCAGGCCGCCCACGCGGCGACCCCGGCGGCGCCGATCGACGTCCGTGTCCCCGGGGCCGGAACGGACCCGGCAGGAGCGGGGCCGGGAGCCGGCGCGGGGGGTGTCTCCGACGGCGCTTCGGTCGGCGGCGTCCCCGTCTTCGCGGCCCCCGGGGAGGAGATCCAGCAGGCCGTGCTGAACCGCCTTCACCACATCGCCCTCGCCACCGGCCATCCCGTCCTCGCCACGGTCCACGACGAGCGCATCGGCTACGTGGTGCCGCTCCAGGTCGATCCGGACGGCTCCAGCCGCTTCACCGCCGAGCCGGTCCGTACGGCACCGCCGCAGGACGCCGTCGCCGCCGAAGCACCGGTGACGGAGCCGCCCGGGCCGACGCCGTCCGCGCCGGAGCGGCAGCACCCGCGGGACGACAGGGCCACGCACGTCCTGCGCCCCGTACCGGGGTCCGGCCGTGGCACGGCCTCGACGTTCCCGCTGCGGGCGGTGCCCGAACCGGAAGACGCACCACCGGCCTGGCCCACGCCGCCCGACACGCCCCAGCCCTCGGGTACGTCCACGTCGGCGGACGTGTTCGCGCCCTCGGGCCCGGTCACCCCTCCCGGGATCGTCGCGCCCCCGACCGGCGAGTTCGGGCCGCCCCCGCTCATGGACGTCAGGCCGCTCCCCGTCCCCGGAAGCGGCCCGGGGCCCCACCGCAGGCGGGAGCCCGAGCCGATGTCCGAAGCGGAGCTGCTGGCGGCCGAAGCCGACGCCAAGCCGACTCCCGTCCGGGGCTTCGACGCCGTAGCGGAGGCCGTGCTCGGCGACGAACTGCTCGGCGCCCCGGGCGACCCCGCCGCCCCCGCTCTCCTCGCGGAGCCGATCGGGCGGATCAACGAGGCCGTCAGGGAAGGCCGGATCGACGAGGCGTCCGGGCTGGCGGACCAGGCCGTCGCGGAGGCGTCCGGGACGCTCGGGCCGGAGCACCCCGAGGTGCTCCGGCTGCGCGAACTCACCGCATATATCGCCTACTTGGCGGGTGATCCGCTCCGTGCCTTCCGGCTGTCCCTCGACCTGGCCGGTGCTCGCCGCCGCACGGGCGACGCGGAGGCCGCCTACGGCAACGTGGAGAGCGCGGCCACGGCCTGGCGCGCGGTGCGCGACCCGGCGGTGGGACTGGAGCTGGGGCGGGACCTGATCGGCCTGTGGACCGAACTCGCCGCCGAGGACGGCCCCGCCGCCGAGGAGGTCGAGCAACTGGAGTCGGCCCGGGCCCGCATGGGCCGCCTGACCGAACGCGCCCGCAACCAGTAG
- a CDS encoding M28 family metallopeptidase translates to MKLSVSARAVAAGAVATAMLLTGGAVADAASAPPRPAAAPDIPLAGVRAHLSQLQSIATANGGNRAHGRPGYKASLDHIKAKLDAAGYTTTVQQFTASGRTGYNLIADWPGGDANRVVMAGSHLDSVSSGPGINDNGSGSAAVLETALAVSRAQYKPAKHLRFAWWGAEEVGLAGSRHYVNRLATGDRSRISAYLNFDMIGSPNPGYFVYDDDPAIEKTFKEYFTGLGVPTEIETEGDGRSDHAPFKSAGVPVGGLFTGASRTKTAAQAAKWGGTAGRAFDRCYHSSCDTTANIDDTALDRNSDAVAHAVWELSR, encoded by the coding sequence ATGAAGCTCTCCGTTTCCGCGCGTGCCGTGGCGGCCGGTGCCGTGGCGACCGCCATGCTCCTGACCGGCGGTGCCGTAGCGGACGCCGCGTCCGCTCCCCCGAGACCGGCCGCCGCGCCCGACATACCCCTGGCGGGCGTCAGGGCCCACCTGTCCCAGCTCCAGTCCATAGCCACCGCCAACGGCGGCAACCGCGCGCACGGCCGCCCCGGCTACAAGGCCTCGCTCGACCACATCAAGGCCAAGCTGGACGCGGCCGGGTACACCACCACGGTCCAGCAGTTCACCGCCTCCGGCCGCACCGGCTACAACCTGATCGCCGACTGGCCCGGCGGCGACGCGAACCGGGTCGTGATGGCCGGCTCGCACCTCGACAGCGTGTCCTCCGGGCCCGGCATCAACGACAACGGCTCCGGCTCGGCCGCCGTCCTGGAGACCGCCCTCGCCGTGTCCCGGGCGCAGTACAAGCCCGCCAAGCACCTGCGGTTCGCCTGGTGGGGCGCTGAGGAAGTCGGCCTGGCCGGCTCCCGCCACTACGTCAACCGGCTGGCCACCGGGGACCGTTCGAGGATCAGCGCCTACCTGAACTTCGACATGATCGGCTCCCCGAACCCCGGCTACTTCGTCTACGACGACGACCCGGCGATCGAGAAGACCTTCAAGGAGTACTTCACCGGCCTCGGCGTCCCGACCGAGATCGAGACCGAGGGTGACGGCCGCTCCGACCACGCGCCCTTCAAGAGCGCGGGTGTGCCGGTGGGCGGCCTGTTCACGGGGGCGAGCCGGACGAAGACGGCGGCGCAGGCGGCCAAGTGGGGCGGTACGGCCGGGCGGGCCTTCGACCGCTGCTACCACTCCTCCTGCGACACCACCGCCAACATCGACGACACCGCCCTCGACCGCAACAGCGACGCCGTCGCGCACGCGGTGTGGGAGCTGTCGCGGTAA
- a CDS encoding VOC family protein, whose translation MTQTPASPAPVHWKISIDANDPHAQADFWAAALRYEVEDNSALIEKLLGFGALPEELTVEFHGRRAFRDLVAVRHPEDPFEEESGTGLGRRLLFQRVPEEKTGKNRLHLDLHPGEGRREEEVARLEGLGARVLRRVAEQGGEWVVMADPEGNEFCVH comes from the coding sequence ATGACACAGACCCCGGCATCACCCGCCCCCGTGCACTGGAAAATCTCCATCGACGCGAACGACCCGCACGCGCAGGCCGACTTCTGGGCCGCCGCCCTCCGGTACGAGGTCGAGGACAACAGCGCCCTCATCGAGAAGCTGCTCGGCTTCGGCGCCCTGCCGGAGGAGCTCACCGTCGAGTTCCACGGCCGCCGCGCCTTCCGGGACCTGGTCGCCGTACGGCACCCCGAGGACCCGTTCGAGGAGGAGAGCGGGACCGGGCTGGGGCGGCGGCTGCTGTTCCAGCGGGTGCCGGAGGAGAAGACGGGCAAGAACCGGCTCCACCTCGATCTGCACCCGGGCGAGGGGCGGCGCGAGGAGGAGGTCGCACGACTGGAGGGGCTCGGTGCGCGTGTGCTGCGGCGGGTGGCCGAGCAAGGCGGCGAGTGGGTCGTGATGGCGGATCCGGAGGGGAACGAGTTCTGCGTGCATTGA
- a CDS encoding CGNR zinc finger domain-containing protein, with protein sequence MSGRAGETPERTPGLTLVSFQGKAFRFDPGALCLELLTTGGPGEFARYEVLHEPADLVAWTARSRLPDGLDITVTEDELERARTLRDAVFPLAADRAHGRPLRAAHLDVVNTTAAGPPLVARIEPDGTRAWAPGATGAHLLSTIARDAIDLFTGPYAHRVRECGAHNCYLLFVDTSRPGRRRWCAMEHCGNREKARAHRSRQAPRTP encoded by the coding sequence ATGAGTGGGCGCGCAGGGGAAACGCCGGAGAGGACACCCGGCCTGACGCTGGTCTCTTTTCAGGGGAAGGCCTTCCGCTTCGATCCCGGCGCGCTGTGCCTGGAGCTGCTGACGACGGGCGGCCCCGGGGAGTTCGCGCGCTACGAGGTGCTGCACGAGCCCGCCGACCTGGTCGCCTGGACGGCGCGCAGCCGCCTCCCGGACGGCCTGGACATCACCGTCACCGAGGACGAGCTGGAGCGCGCCCGCACGTTGCGCGACGCCGTGTTCCCGCTCGCCGCCGACCGCGCCCACGGCCGCCCGCTGCGGGCCGCCCACCTGGACGTCGTCAACACCACCGCGGCCGGGCCCCCGCTCGTCGCCCGCATCGAGCCGGACGGCACCCGCGCCTGGGCCCCTGGCGCCACCGGAGCCCACCTGCTCTCCACGATCGCCCGGGACGCCATCGACCTGTTCACCGGTCCCTACGCGCACCGTGTGCGCGAGTGCGGCGCCCACAACTGCTACCTGCTCTTCGTCGACACCTCCCGCCCGGGCCGTCGCCGCTGGTGCGCGATGGAGCACTGCGGCAACCGCGAGAAGGCCCGGGCACACCGGTCCCGCCAGGCTCCCAGAACGCCCTAG
- a CDS encoding MFS transporter, translated as MGTRAWALLFVLCGTIFLEGIDVAMMAVAIPAIRSDLGLATDTAAWVMSGYVLGYAGFTLLGGRAADLLGRRRMFLFWLAVFLAFSGLGGFATEGWMLVVARFVTGVAAAFMTPAALSLITTSYAEGPKRNKALLVFAGTGAAGFSLGLVIGGLLTQLGWRWVFFAPVLLAAALLVAAVRLVPRQDGPPARRRGFDLPGVITAAGAMLLAAYTVIRLEHGLRDWPLTVVSGLAALVLAGAFVVVERRSPDPLVRLGILRQGPVVRADLGALLFLGAFFGFQFLVTLYLQELRGWSPLMTAVALIVMGVDAVLAPTLTPRLVARFGNAQVIVGGFVLAVIAYALFLPVGMDWSYAAMFPTLFLSGLAFALAYGPLTIAATDGVTGSEQGLAGGLLTTATQFGSALGIAAVTAVYGLASTGSGPEATLSAFRAALTVPVVLVVLGTLISLVSAREARRAVRRASQVSSVSASHTSENPAQRSGGIASWK; from the coding sequence ATGGGCACCCGTGCCTGGGCGCTGCTGTTCGTCCTCTGCGGGACGATCTTCCTCGAAGGCATCGACGTCGCCATGATGGCGGTGGCGATCCCGGCCATCCGCTCCGATCTCGGTCTGGCCACCGACACCGCGGCCTGGGTGATGAGCGGCTATGTGCTCGGTTACGCCGGCTTCACGCTGCTGGGCGGCCGGGCCGCCGACCTGCTCGGGCGGCGGCGGATGTTCCTCTTCTGGCTGGCCGTCTTCCTCGCCTTCTCGGGGCTCGGCGGCTTCGCGACCGAGGGCTGGATGCTGGTCGTCGCCCGGTTCGTCACGGGCGTCGCCGCCGCGTTCATGACCCCGGCCGCGCTCTCCCTGATCACGACCTCGTACGCGGAGGGCCCCAAGCGCAACAAGGCCCTGCTGGTCTTCGCCGGCACGGGCGCGGCCGGTTTCTCCCTCGGCCTGGTCATCGGCGGTCTGCTCACCCAGCTCGGCTGGCGCTGGGTGTTCTTCGCGCCGGTGCTGCTGGCCGCGGCGCTGCTCGTCGCGGCCGTACGCCTGGTGCCCCGGCAGGACGGCCCGCCCGCGCGCCGGCGCGGATTCGACCTGCCCGGCGTGATCACCGCCGCCGGCGCCATGCTGCTGGCCGCCTACACCGTCATACGCCTCGAACACGGCCTGCGCGACTGGCCGCTCACCGTGGTCTCCGGTCTCGCGGCGCTCGTGCTGGCCGGTGCGTTCGTCGTGGTCGAACGCCGCAGCCCGGATCCGCTGGTCCGGCTCGGCATCCTGCGCCAGGGCCCGGTCGTGCGGGCCGACCTGGGAGCGCTGCTCTTCCTCGGCGCCTTCTTCGGCTTCCAGTTCCTCGTCACGCTCTACCTCCAGGAACTGCGCGGCTGGTCGCCCCTCATGACGGCGGTGGCCCTGATCGTCATGGGCGTCGACGCCGTCCTCGCCCCGACGCTCACCCCGAGGCTGGTCGCCCGCTTCGGCAACGCCCAGGTGATCGTCGGCGGCTTCGTCCTGGCCGTGATCGCGTACGCGCTGTTCCTGCCGGTGGGCATGGACTGGTCCTACGCCGCGATGTTCCCCACCCTGTTCCTCTCGGGCCTCGCCTTCGCCCTGGCCTACGGGCCGCTGACGATCGCCGCCACGGACGGGGTCACCGGTTCGGAGCAGGGCCTGGCCGGCGGGCTGCTGACCACCGCCACACAGTTCGGCTCCGCCCTCGGCATCGCGGCGGTGACCGCGGTCTACGGCCTGGCGTCCACCGGGTCCGGCCCGGAGGCCACGCTGTCGGCGTTCCGGGCGGCGCTGACCGTGCCGGTGGTCCTGGTGGTGCTGGGCACGCTGATCTCGCTGGTGAGTGCGCGGGAGGCCCGGCGGGCGGTGCGCAGGGCGTCCCAGGTGAGCAGTGTCAGTGCCAGCCACACCAGCGAGAACCCGGCCCAGCGCTCCGGCGGCATCGCCTCGTGGAAGTAG
- a CDS encoding SDR family oxidoreductase, with protein MSIVVTGATGHLGRHVVEQLLEKVPAEQITAVVRNAEKAADFAERGVKIALADYNAPASFDGLFSAGDKVLLVSGNEFDKGRVQQHKVVIDAAKAAGVALLVYTSAPGTLTAALADDHRGTEELLLDSGVPFTLLRNGWYHENFTENLAPVLEHNAVVAAAGEGKVSSAARADYAAAAVAVLTGEGHENKTYELGGDTAWSFTEYAAELSRQTGKEITYNPVSTEVLTGILTGAGLPEPLAQTLAGVDASIEKGELVVSTGDLSRLTGRPTTPFSEAIATALKG; from the coding sequence ATGAGCATCGTCGTCACCGGAGCCACCGGACACCTCGGCCGTCACGTCGTGGAGCAACTGCTGGAGAAGGTCCCCGCCGAGCAGATCACCGCGGTCGTCCGCAACGCGGAGAAGGCCGCCGACTTCGCGGAACGCGGTGTGAAGATCGCGCTGGCCGACTACAACGCGCCCGCGTCCTTCGACGGCCTCTTCTCCGCCGGCGACAAGGTGCTGCTGGTCTCGGGTAACGAGTTCGACAAGGGCCGTGTGCAGCAGCACAAGGTCGTCATCGACGCCGCCAAGGCGGCCGGTGTGGCCCTGCTCGTCTACACCAGCGCCCCGGGCACGCTGACCGCCGCGCTCGCCGACGACCACCGCGGCACCGAGGAGCTGCTGCTGGACTCCGGCGTGCCCTTCACCCTGCTGCGCAACGGCTGGTACCACGAGAACTTCACCGAGAACCTCGCCCCGGTGCTGGAGCACAACGCGGTCGTGGCCGCCGCCGGTGAGGGCAAGGTCTCCTCCGCCGCCCGCGCCGACTACGCCGCTGCCGCCGTCGCCGTGCTGACCGGCGAGGGGCACGAGAACAAGACGTACGAACTGGGTGGCGACACCGCGTGGAGCTTCACCGAGTACGCGGCCGAGCTGAGCCGTCAGACCGGCAAGGAGATCACCTACAACCCGGTCTCGACCGAGGTGCTCACCGGGATCCTGACCGGCGCCGGCCTGCCCGAGCCGCTGGCGCAGACGCTCGCGGGCGTGGACGCCTCCATCGAGAAGGGCGAGCTGGTCGTCTCCACCGGGGATCTGTCCCGGCTGACCGGCCGTCCGACCACCCCGTTCTCCGAGGCCATCGCCACGGCGCTCAAGGGCTGA
- a CDS encoding winged helix-turn-helix transcriptional regulator: MAVSESEALCPYRLVLEHVTSRWGVLVLTELLDRPYRFSELRRAISHDGGRKVSEKMLTQTLQTLERDGLVHRDAKPVIPPRVDYSLTDLGREAAEQVRALTQWTHRRMDDVEKARRAYDEARAAS; encoded by the coding sequence ATGGCGGTAAGCGAAAGTGAGGCCCTGTGCCCGTACCGGCTGGTGCTGGAGCACGTCACCAGCCGCTGGGGCGTGCTCGTCCTGACCGAGCTGCTGGACCGCCCGTACCGGTTCAGCGAGCTGCGCCGGGCGATCAGCCATGACGGGGGCCGGAAGGTCAGCGAGAAGATGCTCACGCAGACGCTCCAGACCCTGGAGCGCGACGGCCTCGTCCACCGCGACGCCAAGCCCGTGATCCCGCCCCGCGTCGACTACTCCCTCACCGACCTGGGCCGCGAGGCCGCCGAGCAGGTGCGGGCCCTGACGCAGTGGACGCATCGGCGCATGGACGACGTGGAGAAGGCCCGCCGGGCATACGACGAGGCCCGGGCCGCTTCCTAG
- a CDS encoding 2-oxoacid:ferredoxin oxidoreductase subunit beta, whose protein sequence is MAETSTQGTGTIEALSLVPKAEGRQSMKDFKSDQEVRWCPGCGDYAILAAVQGFMPELGLAKENIVFVSGIGCSSRFPYYMNTYGMHSIHGRAPAIATGLASSRRDLSVWVVTGDGDALSIGGNHLIHALRRNVNLKILLFNNRIYGLTKGQYSPTSEVGKITKSTPMGSLDAPFNPVSLAIGAEASFVARTVDSDRKHLTEVLRQASAHQGTALIEIYQNCNIFNDGAFDALKDKQQAEEAVIRLEHGKPIRFGSDLAKGVVRDQVTGDLKVVAVTPDNEDQVLVHDAHAESPTTAFALSRLADPDTLHHTPIGVLRSVDRPVYDTQMADQLDTAIEQHGKGDLAALLTGGDTWTVVG, encoded by the coding sequence ATGGCTGAGACGTCCACACAAGGAACGGGCACCATCGAGGCGCTTTCCCTCGTCCCCAAGGCCGAGGGCAGGCAGTCGATGAAGGACTTCAAGTCCGATCAGGAAGTGCGCTGGTGTCCCGGCTGCGGCGACTACGCCATCCTCGCCGCGGTGCAGGGCTTCATGCCCGAGCTGGGGCTGGCGAAGGAGAACATCGTCTTCGTCTCGGGCATCGGCTGCTCCTCCCGCTTCCCGTACTACATGAACACGTACGGGATGCACTCCATCCACGGTCGCGCCCCGGCCATCGCCACGGGTCTGGCCAGCTCCCGCCGCGACCTGTCGGTGTGGGTCGTCACGGGTGACGGTGACGCGCTGTCCATCGGCGGCAACCACCTGATCCACGCGCTGCGGCGCAACGTCAACCTCAAGATCCTGCTGTTCAACAATCGGATCTACGGTCTGACCAAGGGGCAGTACTCGCCGACCTCCGAGGTCGGCAAGATCACCAAGTCGACGCCGATGGGCTCGCTGGACGCACCCTTCAACCCGGTGTCGCTGGCGATCGGCGCGGAGGCGTCGTTCGTGGCGCGGACGGTCGACTCCGACCGCAAGCACCTGACGGAGGTGCTGCGCCAGGCCTCCGCCCACCAGGGCACGGCCCTGATCGAGATCTACCAGAACTGCAACATCTTCAACGACGGCGCCTTCGACGCCCTCAAGGACAAGCAGCAGGCCGAGGAGGCCGTGATCCGGCTGGAGCACGGCAAGCCGATCCGCTTCGGCAGCGACCTGGCCAAGGGCGTCGTACGGGACCAGGTGACCGGTGATCTGAAGGTGGTCGCGGTGACGCCGGACAACGAGGACCAGGTGCTCGTCCACGACGCGCACGCCGAGTCCCCGACCACGGCGTTCGCGCTGTCCCGCCTCGCCGACCCGGACACCCTGCACCACACGCCGATCGGTGTGCTTCGCTCCGTCGACCGGCCCGTCTACGACACGCAGATGGCCGACCAGCTGGACACCGCGATCGAGCAGCACGGCAAGGGCGACCTGGCCGCGCTGCTGACAGGCGGCGACACCTGGACGGTCGTCGGCTGA